One stretch of Micromonospora cremea DNA includes these proteins:
- the cobM gene encoding precorrin-4 C(11)-methyltransferase: MTSDGTVWFVGAGPGAADLLTLRAARVIAEADIVIWAASLVHADVLAHARPDAEIVDSSQLPIEGVLPLYTRAAEQGLTVARIHSGDPALWGAVQEQLDVCRALGLAVEIVPGVSSFTAVAAIVGRELTVPEVAQSVILTRLEGGKTPMPPGERVRDFARHGTTMALFLSAARSGQVQAELLAGGYPADTPAVVAYQATWPDELVVRCTVGTLEATVKQHRLWKHTLFLVGPALAAEGTRSHLYHPGHFHTFRRAEPTARAELRRQAGTRASGTVQAGGVPATPDVGPTS, translated from the coding sequence GTGACCAGCGACGGCACGGTGTGGTTCGTCGGCGCCGGCCCCGGGGCGGCGGACCTGCTGACCCTGCGGGCCGCCCGGGTGATCGCCGAGGCGGACATTGTGATCTGGGCGGCCAGCCTGGTGCACGCCGACGTGCTCGCGCACGCCCGGCCCGACGCCGAGATCGTGGACTCCTCGCAGCTACCCATCGAGGGGGTGCTCCCGCTCTATACGCGGGCCGCCGAGCAGGGGTTGACCGTGGCGCGGATCCACTCCGGCGACCCGGCGCTGTGGGGCGCGGTGCAGGAGCAGCTGGACGTGTGCCGGGCGCTCGGCCTGGCCGTCGAGATCGTGCCCGGGGTCTCCTCGTTCACCGCCGTCGCGGCGATCGTCGGGCGGGAGCTGACCGTCCCCGAGGTGGCGCAGTCGGTGATCCTCACCCGGCTGGAGGGCGGCAAGACCCCGATGCCGCCCGGGGAGCGGGTGCGCGACTTCGCCCGGCACGGCACCACCATGGCGCTGTTCCTCTCCGCGGCCCGCTCCGGGCAGGTGCAGGCCGAGCTGCTGGCCGGCGGCTACCCGGCGGACACCCCGGCCGTGGTGGCGTACCAGGCGACCTGGCCGGACGAGCTGGTGGTGCGCTGCACGGTCGGCACCCTGGAGGCGACGGTCAAGCAGCACCGGCTGTGGAAGCACACCCTCTTCCTGGTCGGGCCGGCGCTGGCCGCCGAGGGCACCCGTTCGCACCTGTACCACCCCGGGCACTTCCACACGTTCCGACGGGCCGAGCCGACCGCCCGCGCCGAACTCCGCCGCCAGGCGGGCACCCGCGCCAGCGGGACGGTCCAGGCCGGCGGCGTGCCGGCGACACCCGATGTCGGGCCCACCTCGTGA
- the cobI gene encoding precorrin-2 C(20)-methyltransferase, with amino-acid sequence MATLTGVGVGPGDPELLTVKAVRVLREADLVLVPVMADRAEPTATAGPPGADPGRAERTVRAHVAADRLRRLPFALDDRGGVTARRAAAWDAAARVVIEAIGAGARSLAFATIGDPNVYSTFGYLAQSVRALRPAVRVATVPGVTAMQELAARSGTPLCEGREPLTLLPATAGLALFADALAGPGTVVAYKGWRRHPELLAELRRQGRLADAVLGRSLGLPGERIGPVDDSEHDLPYLSTLLVPARREHRGGKL; translated from the coding sequence GTGGCCACGCTGACCGGAGTGGGTGTCGGGCCAGGCGACCCGGAACTGCTCACCGTCAAGGCGGTGCGGGTGCTGCGCGAGGCGGACCTGGTCCTCGTACCCGTGATGGCCGACCGGGCCGAGCCGACCGCGACCGCCGGTCCGCCGGGCGCGGACCCGGGGCGCGCCGAGCGGACGGTGCGGGCCCACGTCGCGGCCGACCGGTTGCGCCGGCTGCCCTTCGCCCTGGACGACCGGGGCGGGGTGACCGCCCGGCGGGCCGCGGCCTGGGACGCCGCCGCGCGGGTCGTCATCGAGGCGATCGGCGCGGGCGCCCGGTCGCTGGCCTTCGCCACCATCGGTGACCCGAACGTCTACTCCACCTTCGGCTACCTGGCGCAGAGCGTCCGCGCGCTGCGCCCGGCGGTGCGCGTGGCGACCGTGCCGGGCGTCACCGCCATGCAGGAGCTGGCCGCGCGCAGCGGCACCCCGCTCTGCGAGGGACGCGAGCCGCTGACCCTGCTGCCGGCCACCGCCGGGTTGGCGCTGTTCGCCGACGCGCTGGCCGGGCCGGGCACCGTGGTCGCGTACAAGGGCTGGCGGCGGCACCCGGAACTGCTCGCCGAGCTGCGCCGACAGGGCCGGCTCGCCGACGCCGTGCTCGGGCGGAGCCTGGGGCTGCCCGGGGAACGCATCGGCCCGGTCGACGACTCCGAGCACGACCTGCCGTACCTGTCGACGCTGCTGGTCCCGGCGCGCCGCGAACACCGAGGAGGAAAGCTGTGA
- a CDS encoding cobyrinate a,c-diamide synthase yields the protein MVSVHADPWPLPRVVVAAPASGHGKTTVATGLLAALRRRGLTVSPHKVGPDYIDPGYHALAAGRPGRNLDPFLVGAERIAPLLRHGANVPTPADVAVVEGVMGLHDGAVGRRDYASTAHVARLIEAPVLLVLDTTAQGRSAAALTLGMAAFDPAVRIGGVILNRVGSPRHETLLRDALAEVGVPVLGAVTRAAEVAAPARHLGLVPVAERAPESLAIVTALAELVESTVDLDAVLDLARSAPPLTALAWDPVTAVGGPAGRERPPVALAGGPAFTFSYAETAELLTAAGADVVTVDPLRDPALPAGTRAVVVGGGFPEAYAEALAGNAALRAELAAFDGPIVAECAGLLYLGRSLDGAPMCGRLDLTARMTGRLTLGYREALAVTDSPVARAGEPVRGHEFHRTATDPGHGDRPAWRWNGAEHGFVAGRVHASYLHTHWAGHPGAARRLVEACQ from the coding sequence GTGGTGAGCGTCCACGCCGACCCGTGGCCGCTGCCCCGGGTGGTGGTCGCCGCGCCGGCCAGCGGCCACGGCAAGACCACCGTCGCCACCGGGCTGCTCGCCGCGCTGCGCCGCCGGGGCCTCACGGTCAGCCCGCACAAAGTCGGCCCGGACTACATCGACCCCGGCTACCACGCCCTCGCCGCCGGGCGACCCGGCCGCAACCTCGACCCGTTCCTGGTCGGCGCGGAGCGGATCGCCCCGTTGCTGCGGCACGGCGCGAACGTCCCGACGCCCGCCGACGTGGCCGTGGTGGAGGGCGTGATGGGTCTGCACGACGGCGCGGTCGGCCGCCGCGACTACGCCTCCACCGCGCACGTCGCCCGGCTCATCGAGGCCCCCGTGCTGCTGGTGCTGGACACCACCGCCCAGGGCCGCTCGGCCGCCGCGCTGACCCTCGGCATGGCCGCCTTCGACCCCGCCGTGCGGATCGGCGGGGTGATCCTCAACCGGGTCGGCTCGCCCCGGCACGAGACCCTGCTGCGCGACGCGCTGGCCGAGGTGGGCGTACCGGTGCTCGGGGCGGTCACCCGGGCCGCCGAGGTGGCCGCCCCGGCCCGGCACCTGGGCCTGGTCCCGGTCGCCGAGCGGGCACCCGAGTCCCTCGCGATCGTCACCGCCCTGGCCGAGCTGGTCGAGTCCACCGTGGACCTCGACGCGGTGCTCGACTTGGCCCGCAGCGCCCCACCGCTGACGGCCTTGGCCTGGGACCCGGTCACCGCCGTCGGCGGGCCGGCCGGCAGGGAGCGGCCGCCGGTCGCGCTGGCCGGTGGTCCCGCCTTCACCTTCTCGTACGCGGAGACCGCCGAACTGCTCACCGCGGCCGGCGCGGACGTGGTCACCGTCGACCCGTTGCGCGATCCGGCGCTGCCCGCCGGCACCCGCGCCGTGGTGGTCGGCGGCGGCTTTCCCGAGGCGTACGCGGAGGCGCTGGCCGGCAACGCGGCGCTCCGCGCCGAGCTGGCCGCCTTCGACGGGCCGATCGTGGCCGAGTGCGCCGGGCTGCTCTACCTCGGGCGGTCCCTGGACGGCGCGCCGATGTGCGGTCGGCTGGACCTGACCGCCCGGATGACCGGCCGGCTCACCCTCGGCTACCGGGAGGCCCTGGCCGTCACCGACTCCCCGGTGGCCCGGGCCGGCGAGCCGGTACGCGGGCACGAGTTCCACCGCACCGCCACCGACCCGGGGCACGGCGACCGGCCGGCGTGGCGCTGGAACGGCGCGGAGCACGGCTTCGTCGCCGGCCGGGTGCACGCCTCCTACCTGCACACCCACTGGGCCGGCCACCCCGGTGCCGCCCGTCGTCTCGTCGAGGCGTGCCAGTGA
- the cobO gene encoding cob(I)yrinic acid a,c-diamide adenosyltransferase, with product MPQGKPSTVPADGLTTRQRRHRPLLIVHTGQMKGKSTAAFGLALRAWTAGLPVGVFQFVKSAKWRVGEENAFRALGEVHERTGQGAPVAWHKMGEGWSWIQRGGDADHAADALEGWRQIQRDLAAERYGLYVLDEFTYPMKWGWVDVDEVVATLADRPGFQHVVITGRDADPRLVAAADLVAELTKVKHPMDAGQKGQKGIEW from the coding sequence ATGCCGCAGGGAAAGCCGAGCACGGTGCCCGCCGACGGGTTGACCACCCGGCAGCGACGGCACCGGCCACTGCTGATCGTCCACACCGGACAGATGAAGGGTAAGTCCACGGCCGCCTTCGGGCTCGCGCTGCGGGCGTGGACCGCCGGCCTGCCGGTCGGGGTGTTCCAGTTCGTCAAGAGCGCCAAGTGGCGGGTGGGGGAGGAGAACGCCTTCCGGGCCCTCGGCGAGGTGCACGAGCGCACCGGCCAGGGCGCGCCGGTGGCGTGGCACAAGATGGGCGAGGGCTGGTCCTGGATCCAGCGCGGCGGCGACGCCGACCACGCCGCCGACGCCCTGGAGGGCTGGCGGCAGATCCAGCGCGACCTGGCCGCCGAGCGCTACGGGCTGTACGTGCTGGACGAGTTCACCTACCCGATGAAGTGGGGCTGGGTGGACGTCGACGAGGTGGTGGCCACCCTGGCCGACCGCCCCGGCTTCCAGCACGTGGTCATCACCGGCCGGGACGCCGACCCGCGCCTGGTGGCCGCCGCCGACCTGGTGGCGGAGCTGACCAAGGTCAAGCACCCGATGGACGCCGGCCAGAAGGGCCAGAAGGGCATCGAGTGGTGA